The Kwoniella shivajii chromosome 7, complete sequence genome includes a region encoding these proteins:
- a CDS encoding mitochondrial inner membrane protease ATP23, protein MSSSTSTTSDPTEQLERIGASEPTTAFEKWRISLSEFTGLGLTEDQKAHRDSLREQGKLEKDWDKCEGFKTDLMTNSPIITFLLQHLKSAGCEFPSSSIQCHPCPESRSGGFSPDHGILLCQNRFFSKKHMEDTLAHELLHAYDHCRFKVDWMNLRHHACSEIRAANLSGDCRFTREFKRGFYSFNKQHQACVKRRAILSVLANPSCTSPDMAEKAVNEVWESCFKDTRPFDEIY, encoded by the exons ATGTCGAGCTCAACATCGACCACTTCCGATCCAACAGAGCAACTGGAACGAATAGGGGCAAGTGAACCTACAACGGCATTTGAGAAATGGCGTATATCGTTATCTGAGTTTACAGGATTGGGATTGacagaagatcaaaaagCCCATAGGGATTCATTGAGAGAACAGGGGAAATTGGAGAAGGATTGGGATAAATGTGAAGGATTCAAAACCGATTTAATGACAAATA GTCCAATAATAACGTTCCTCTTACAACATTTAAAATCAGCAGGATGTGAattcccatcatcttcaatccaaTGCCATCCCTGTCCAGAATCACGTTCAGGTGGATTTTCACCTGATCACGGTATATTATTATGTCAAAATCGATTTTTCTCCAAAAAGCACATGGAAGATACTTTAGCACATGAGTTATTGCATGCTTATGATCATTGTAGATTTAAAgtggattggatgaatttgaGACATCATGCTTGttcagag ATCAGAGCAGCAAATTTATCGGGAGATTGTAGATTCACAAGAGAATTCAAGAGAGGATTTTACAGTTTCAACAAACaacatcaa GCATGCGTGAAAAGACGTGCTATACTTTCAGTCCTGGCAAATCCATCTTGCACATCTCCTGATATGGCTGAAAAAGCAGTCAACGAGGTCTGGGAGAGTTGTTTTAAAGATACTAGACCATTTGACGAGATCTACTAG